DNA sequence from the bacterium genome:
GACAACCCCGAAGGCTTCGAAAAAGCCCTGGTCAGTTTCGTCCTGGGCTAGCGACGAGCCTTCAGGGACCTGCGATCAGATCGCGGCAGGCCTGGCGCGCGTCGACACCTAACGGAAGAATCGCGAGTGCGGGTGTGTCGATACCGTTGTCGACGTACCGCTGGATATGCGCCCGACACTCTTCCGGTGTGCCGTGTACGATCAATTCGTCGACGACCTCGTCGGGAATCGCGGCGAGAGCGCCTTTGCGATCGCCCTGCTCCCACAGATTCCACATCTGCCCGAGGCGATCTCGACGACCGAGCCAGTCGTGAAAAGCGGCGTAGACGGGTACGTTGAGGTACGCGGATACCGCCATTTTTCCCATCGCCCGCACCTCCTCCCTATTCGCGTTCGGCGCCACGAAGATGCGCGCGACGATCTCCTTGTCGTCGCCCGCCTCTTTGACGTACGGCACGACCTTCTTCACGTCCTCGGCCGAAAGCCAGTTGAGGATCGCGCCATCGCCCACCTTGCCCGCAAGTTTCAGCATGCCCTCACGAAGTGCCGCGATCAGGATCTTGGGTTGTTGCTCGACCTTGGCGCCCAATCGGAACCCTTTGAGCGAAAACGACTCGTAGTCTTCGCTGATCTTCTCGCCGGTGAGTGCACGGCGCAGGAACTTCACTGTGTCCCGAACCCGCTGATAGGGCTGCTCGAAAGGGATTCCATTCCAGCGCTCGACAATCACATTGGACGACGTGCCGATTCCACAGACGAAGCGACCGGGCGCCGCCTGGCAGAGCGATGCCACGCTCATGGCCAGTAGCGCGGGGCCGCGGGTAAAGGCCGGTAGGATCGCTACACCCAGCCTCGCGCTCGGTGCCCATTGCGATGCGAGCACCAGGGGCGTGAAACCATCGTGCCCGCCGGCCTCCGCCGACCAGAGATCGGTATAGCCCAGCTGCTCCAGTTCCTGGATCCACTCTTTTTGGTCTGCGAGTGGCAGCCCATCGAATGGGATCGTCATTCCGTAGCGCTTCATCTTGACTCCAGTCGTACTCGGGATCGGCGAGACTTGCCGTGACCGATCGAAGGCGAGAGCATACCAGCCACATCATGACCAGACTGAACCGGCCCTTCTTCGATCGCTGCGCGCGCGAAGTGGCCTTCGAACTCCTCGGATGCCGAATCGTGCATCGCATCGCTGCAGACGATTGTGCGATTGGCAGCATCGTCGAAGTCGAAGCCTACCTCGGCGAAGGCCGGGACCCGGGCTCACACGCGTACAAAGGCAGGACGGAGCGCAACTCGTCGATGTTCGGCCCGCCGGGTCGCTTCTACGTGTACCGGAGCATGGGCATCCACGCGTGCGTGAACCTGGTTTGTGGGGCACCGGGTGTAGGTGAGGCGGTGCTCGTGCGCGCCGTGGAACCGTCCCAAGGCGAAGCCGAGATGGTCCGTCGGCGCTCGGGTCGCGGCGGACGCGAGCTGACCAACGGCCCCGGCAAGCTGACTCAGGCCTTCGCGATCGACCTGGACCAGGACGGCACCTCGGCTCTGTCGGGTGCGCTGCGCGTACTGCCACCACTCGCCAACGCGCGAGCGACCGTGATGGCGGGGCCCCGTATCGGCCTGACCAGGGGCGCGGATCTGCCCTATCGCTTCTTTCTGGCCGACAACGCCTACGTGACTCGCTCGCCTTTCAATCGTCGCGCGCGGCCGATCGGTTGCTGAGCGCGGGGATTGGCCGGTTTGGATTCGCCCCGGAGTAGCGGCGCTCCGCTCGATCAGCTCCTATCATTCCCGACCTTGAGCACCCAGAAGAATCCAATCCCGGCCCCAGAAGGTGCACTCAGCCAACGCGAGCGCATGCTTCGGGCGTGTCTCGGGGAGCCCGTCGATCGGCCGCCCGTCTGGCTCATGCGCCAGGCCGGTCGGGTCTTGCCCGAATACCGGGCGATCAAGGAGCGCTCGAGCTTCCTCGAGATGTGCGGCGATCCAGAGATCGCTACCGACGTATCGCTGCAGCCTTTCCGACGCTTCGGCATGGATGGCGTGGTCGTGTTCTCGGACATCCTTCTGCCGTTACAGGATCTCGGCGTGAAGCTCAGCTTCAATCCGAGTCCCGTCGTTGCCAATCCGATCGAGGGAACCGGCGACCTGGACCGGATCGAGGGCAGCGTCGAAAAATCAATGGCATCGACCTGCCAGGCCATTCGCCTGCTGAAGCGGGAACTCGGAGATCGAGCGGCGGTGATCGGTTTCGCGGGCGCACCCTGGACCCTTGCGGCCTACGCGTGTGAACGAAGCCTGTCTCGCGATATTG
Encoded proteins:
- a CDS encoding DNA-3-methyladenine glycosylase; the encoded protein is MTRLNRPFFDRCAREVAFELLGCRIVHRIAADDCAIGSIVEVEAYLGEGRDPGSHAYKGRTERNSSMFGPPGRFYVYRSMGIHACVNLVCGAPGVGEAVLVRAVEPSQGEAEMVRRRSGRGGRELTNGPGKLTQAFAIDLDQDGTSALSGALRVLPPLANARATVMAGPRIGLTRGADLPYRFFLADNAYVTRSPFNRRARPIGC
- a CDS encoding LLM class F420-dependent oxidoreductase, which codes for MKRYGMTIPFDGLPLADQKEWIQELEQLGYTDLWSAEAGGHDGFTPLVLASQWAPSARLGVAILPAFTRGPALLAMSVASLCQAAPGRFVCGIGTSSNVIVERWNGIPFEQPYQRVRDTVKFLRRALTGEKISEDYESFSLKGFRLGAKVEQQPKILIAALREGMLKLAGKVGDGAILNWLSAEDVKKVVPYVKEAGDDKEIVARIFVAPNANREEVRAMGKMAVSAYLNVPVYAAFHDWLGRRDRLGQMWNLWEQGDRKGALAAIPDEVVDELIVHGTPEECRAHIQRYVDNGIDTPALAILPLGVDARQACRDLIAGP